A region of Vanessa tameamea isolate UH-Manoa-2023 chromosome 21, ilVanTame1 primary haplotype, whole genome shotgun sequence DNA encodes the following proteins:
- the LOC113399564 gene encoding uncharacterized protein LOC113399564 codes for MNIIWYGVAILVLLEKGVNGHGRLIEPPSRASAWRYGFDTPHNYNDHELYCGGFTRQWNKNGGKCGVCGDAWDAPKPRPHELGGRFGKGVIVRRYAPKDTIVVKVELTANHNGYFEFRVCDDPKATDQDCMDKSILHLEGKAETKYYPREGNRIYEMKYQLPDNLECTHCVMQWRYIAGNNWGTCDNGTGAVGCGPQEEFRACADIAIADRFTTTTRRPRPTYVPPSQRPPVPIPEESTGSAWYGILIALLTLFVAIAAMAGIYLYYYRGGINIKNLLKSKVPKPAPVPPPRHKRASLSRETPPEISAPKIISDSGFETVDLRSK; via the coding sequence ATAATATGGTACGGCGTAGCGATCCTGGTTTTATTGGAAAAAGGCGTCAATGGACATGGAAGGCTAATTGAACCTCCATCACGAGCATCGGCCTGGCGTTATGGATTCGACACACCACACAACTATAATGACCACGAGTTGTATTGTGGAGGGTTTACCAGACAGTGGAATAAAAATGGAGGCAAATGTGGTGTCTGCGGGGACGCCTGGGACGCGCCTAAGCCTCGCCCCCACGAATTAGGAGGCAGATTTGGAAAGGGTGTTATCGTCCGTCGTTATGCTCCAAAAGACACGATAGTTGTAAAAGTAGAATTAACGGCCAATCATAATGGATACTTTGAATTTAGAGTGTGTGACGATCCGAAAGCAACAGATCAGGACTGCATGGATAAATCAATTCTTCATTTAGAGGGAAAGGCTGAAACAAAATACTATCCTCGCGAAGGCAACAgaatttatgaaatgaaatatcaaCTGCCTGATAACTTGGAATGCACTCATTGTGTAATGCAATGGAGATACATCGCTGGTAACAATTGGGGTACGTGTGACAATGGAACAGGTGCTGTTGGTTGCGGGCCTCAAGAGGAATTTAGGGCTTGTGCGGATATAGCTATAGCAGACCGCTTCACAACTACAACTAGAAGACCAAGACCAACATACGTTCCACCCAGCCAGAGGCCTCCAGTGCCAATTCCAGAAGAATCGACTGGAAGTGCATGGTACGGCATCCTTATTGCCTTGCTCACACTGTTCGTCGCCATTGCTGCGATGGCGGGCATATACCTATACTACTACAGAGGTGGTATCAATATAAAGAACCTCTTAAAATCCAAGGTGCCCAAGCCTGCTCCAGTTCCTCCGCCTAGACACAAAAGAGCATCTCTCTCCAGAGAAACTCCTCCAGAAATATCCGCACCAAAAATTATATCAGACTCTGGCTTCGAAACAGTTGATCTAAGATCGAAATAA
- the Psidin gene encoding phagocyte signaling-impaired protein — protein MAVRPQHMHDGGIVERRLRPIYDWLDNGNNKKALQEAEKVLKKSPSLQAAKALKALALYRLGKGPEAHALLDALAEEKPSDDSTLQAMTISYRESQQFHKVCALYEAAVKSEPTNEELYSHLFMSYVRVGDYRSQQRSAMALYKFAPKNPYYFWAVMSIVLQAKSTDDVTKKGILLSLAQRMVDNFITENKMEAEQEARLYIMILELQEKWNDILNFIEGPLYSQLVPRSTAQASIPYMKKLGHWRRLNLLCKDLLWDNQDRWDYYLPYFDSVFQLINNTEADSESGADDTAEKCHEFICQLVESMSSGRTLRGPYLARLELWKRLSVDGDPTALLGSGVALCIQYLRVFASKPCAVPDLKPYLAMIPQKEREDRCRDFLTCLGYDENSESESQDDIQRHISCLCAWRLTSPTCTADEYLDVAATLRRQYLRCVRQRLVAATTTEFCAADGYGILAAHHYFYAAVQQQNASPIVEALCLLELVLHKSPANFHAKVLLIALYHLLGNAVAAESVYRRLEAKHVQLVSLGWLHAARLAPALAPARALPLLADTHAFHRHHAKDSMEHLTYAYKYGTFEKLVELSAWGARLETCAWCALAARERALLALLAGPRAPLHAPPRLPAAPADNRDLNAIVSWDPPQCIDPELKSRTFELDVAYLRLKDALVSAIALCIECSDNRSAEEKGPQLEELQACIDAFGGAMDKCREKYGGKQRLSVSTPLPSRIIAFVGSSVPYRELYTCALRMTGALCGARAARGRERGVELRALLAASSRALPAPPAPPAAPWPLRDTLEAYANYLEFIGVVTFLLGVCNELTAPANTKKTKKKANQSPDQILTSELLSQLNDDVQDVIAYLEDVFEKWPTYDYSVSKLEDEMAKLDINDKYQCPVEQKLKNGLDEVLTDVKNILKKKSKYLKSLQ, from the exons atggcAGTACGACCGCAGCACATGCATGATGGTGGTATTGTGGAACGTAGATTACGTCCAATTTATG ACTGGTTAGATAATGGAAACAATAAAAAGGCCTTGCAAGAGGCGGAGAAAGTGCTAAAGAAAAGTCCTTCCTTACAAGCCGCTAAGGCTCTCAAAGCGCTTGCTTTATATAGGTTAGGAAAGGGACCGGAGGCCCACGCTTTGCTGGATGCTCTTGCGGAAGAGAAACCTAGTGATGATTCTACGCTACAGGCAATGACAATATCCTATAGGGAATCTCAGCAAT TTCACAAGGTATGCGCGTTGTATGAAGCGGCCGTGAAATCTGAACCAACAAATGAGGAGCTATATTCACATCTCTTCATGTCGTATGTGAGGGTTGGAGATTACCGATCACAGCAGAGGTCTGCAATGGCGTTGTACAAGTTTGCACCAAAAAATCCATATTATTTTTGGGCTGTGATGAGCATCGTTTTACAA gCTAAAAGTACCGATGATGTTACAAAGAAAGGCATTCTTTTGTCGTTAGCTCAGAGAATGGTGGACaattttataacagaaaataaaatggaGGCCGAACAGGAAGCTAGGTTGTACATCATGATATTGGAGCTGCAAGAGAAATGGAACgacatacttaattttattgaaggACCTCTGTACTCTCAACTGGTTCCACGGTCCACAGCCCAAGCTAGTATACCATACATGAAGAAGCTTGGTCATTGGAGGCGACTGAATTTACTTTGTAAAGATTTGCTATGGGACAACCAAGATCGTTGGGATTATTACCTGCCATATTTTGATTCTGTCTtccaattaataaacaatacagaAGCTGATTCGGAAAGTGGTGCTGATGATACAGCGGAAAAATGTCACGAATTTATCTGTCAACTTGTTGAAAGTATGTCTTCCGGTCGGACTTTGAGGGGCCCGTATTTAGCTAGATTAGAATTATGGAAGAGGTTGTCTGTTGATGGTGATCCCACGGCTTTACTTGGTAGTGGCGTAGCTTTATGTATTCAGTATTTAAGGGTGTTCGCAAGTAAACCTTGCGCAGTGCCTGACTTGAAACCATATTTAGCAATGATACCTCAGAAAGAGAGGGAGGATCGTTGCAGGGACTTCTTAACATGCTTAGGCTATGATGAGAATAGTGAGTCTGAATCG CAAGACGATATACAGCGCCACATCTCCTGTCTGTGCGCGTGGCGGCTCACGTCGCCCACGTGTACTGCGGACGAGTACTTGGATGTGGCAGCGACGCTACGTCGACAGTATCTACGCTGCGTAAGGCAAAGGCTCGTGGCGGCCACAACTACGGAGTTCTGTGCAGCCGATGGTTATGGGATTCTAGCTGCACATCACTATTTCTATGCTG CGGTTCAACAGCAGAATGCCTCGCCTATAGTAGAAGCATTATGTTTACTAGAACTAGTGTTGCATAAATCACCTGCAAATTTCCACGCTAAGGTGCTACTTATCGCTCTTTACCATCTATTGG GCAACGCGGTGGCGGCGGAGTCCGTGTACCGGCGGCTGGAGGCCAAGCACGTGCAGCTCGTGTCGCTGGGCTGGCTGCACGCCGCCCGCCTGGCGCCTGCGCTGGCGCCCGCGCGGGCGCTGCCGCTGCTGGCCGACACGCACGCCTTCCACAGGCACCACGCCAAGGAC AGCATGGAGCACCTGACGTACGCGTACAAGTACGGCACGTTCGAGAAGCTGGTGGAGCTGAGCGCGTGGGGCGCGCGGCTGGAGACGTGCGCGTGGTGCGCGCTGGCGGCCCGCGAGCGCGCGCTGCTGGCGCTGCTGGCCGGCCCGCGCGCGCCGCTGCACGCGCCGCCGCGCctgcccgccgcgcccgc TGACAATCGCGATCTCAACGCCATCGTGAGCTGGGACCCGCCGCAGTGCATCGATCCGGAACTTAAATCGCGTACTTTCGAGCTGGACGTGGCGTATTTGCGCCTCAAGGACGCCCTGGTTTCCGCTATAG CACTATGCATAGAATGCTCAGACAACCGTAGTGCAGAGGAGAAGGGTCCACAGCTGGAGGAGCTGCAGGCCTGCATCGACGCGTTCGGAGGCGCCATGGACAAGTGTCGCGAGAAGTACGGCGGCAAGCAGCGCCTCAGTGTGTCCACGCCGCTGCCCTCCAGGATCATCG CTTTCGTGGGCTCATCGGTGCCGTACCGGGAGCTGTACACGTGCGCGCTGCGCATGACGGGCGCGCTGTgcggcgcgcgggcggcgcgcgggcgCGAGCGCGGCGTCGAGCTGCGCGCGCTGCTCGCCGCCTCCTCGCGCGCGctgcccgcgccgcccgcgccccccgccgCGCCCTGGCCGCTGCGCGACACGCTCGAGGCCTACGCCAACTATCTGGAG TTTATAGGTGTCGTGACCTTCCTGCTGGGTGTGTGTAATGAGTTGACCGCTCCGGCGAATACTAAGAAAACGAAAAAGAAGGCGAATCAGTCCCCCGACCAGATCCTCACGTCGGAACTGCTGAGCCAGCTGAACGACGACGTGCAGGACGTTATAGCCTATCTAGAAGATGTTTTTGAGAAGTGGCCGACGTACGACTACAGCGTCTCGAAACTAGAAGATGAAATGGCGAAGCTAGACATTAACGATAAATATCAGTGCCCAGTggaacaaaaactaaaaaatggACTCGATGAAGTTCTTACGGatgttaagaatattttaaaaaagaaatcgaagtatttaaaatctttacaatAA